Proteins found in one Bremerella volcania genomic segment:
- a CDS encoding DcaP family trimeric outer membrane transporter, whose product MFHHFQTSRPAGSGNGWARCLVMGVVWLLASDLPADDWFRDAGEAYPSVTSDFGQQLNHPRTIPSQPGEVMLASHVQPVVISAANLQPTDLTPPEPPNLLPVSARFYQPEAMVEDPVLQNFTGQQFMSESRRLDIGFDFYSAPAFDDGLIIYGDNVAMKIGGYVKADFIYDFNPIDSTDSFVTTDIPVGAPPRTNSRFHARQTRMSFDTRWLAADSHVVRIYVEGDFFSDDDQFRLRHAYGESGHLLVGRTFTTFTDTSAAPATLDFEGSVSAVNRRQAQARWTTLFFREDLELAVAVEDTRFIIDVPMGVMGESRSPSPDFVGHLRLDKEWGQFQVASLHRIGGFQPDGEEVITRYAWGFNFTGAMLVRPRTKAYYQIVFGDGIGSYRGLPDAAPISVTQSDLLSMMGWMVGMTHEWNDEWSSNFTYAENTLDNLPGQAGTEVHETTYLAINLIWQPSDRVRIGTEYLYGIRENINGDVGAANRLQTSFIFDLP is encoded by the coding sequence ATGTTTCACCACTTCCAAACGTCGCGTCCTGCCGGCTCCGGCAACGGCTGGGCTCGTTGCCTGGTCATGGGGGTCGTTTGGTTATTGGCGAGCGATCTTCCGGCCGACGATTGGTTCCGCGATGCGGGCGAGGCCTACCCTAGCGTTACCTCTGATTTCGGACAGCAGTTGAACCATCCACGGACTATCCCCTCGCAGCCAGGCGAGGTGATGTTGGCTTCGCATGTTCAGCCGGTCGTGATTTCAGCGGCGAACCTCCAACCGACCGATTTAACGCCCCCTGAGCCGCCGAACCTGCTGCCGGTCTCCGCGAGGTTCTACCAACCCGAAGCCATGGTGGAAGATCCCGTCTTGCAGAACTTCACCGGCCAGCAGTTCATGAGCGAGTCGCGCCGGCTCGATATTGGCTTCGACTTTTATTCGGCTCCTGCCTTCGACGATGGGCTGATTATCTACGGTGATAATGTCGCGATGAAAATTGGCGGGTACGTAAAAGCCGACTTCATCTACGACTTCAATCCGATCGACTCGACCGACTCGTTCGTGACGACCGATATTCCGGTCGGAGCGCCGCCGCGGACGAACTCGCGGTTTCATGCTCGGCAAACGCGTATGAGTTTCGACACACGCTGGCTGGCGGCAGACAGCCATGTCGTTCGTATTTATGTTGAAGGTGACTTTTTCAGTGATGACGATCAGTTTCGCCTGCGACACGCGTATGGCGAGTCTGGCCACTTGCTGGTTGGGCGAACCTTTACCACGTTCACCGATACGTCGGCTGCTCCTGCCACGCTTGACTTTGAAGGCTCGGTCTCTGCCGTGAATCGCCGCCAGGCCCAGGCACGTTGGACGACTCTCTTCTTTCGAGAAGACCTTGAGCTCGCCGTGGCGGTGGAAGATACCCGCTTCATCATCGATGTGCCGATGGGGGTCATGGGCGAGTCGCGGTCCCCTTCCCCGGACTTCGTCGGGCACCTGCGACTGGACAAGGAGTGGGGGCAATTCCAAGTCGCGTCGCTGCATCGCATCGGTGGCTTTCAGCCTGACGGGGAAGAGGTCATTACGCGTTATGCCTGGGGCTTCAATTTCACGGGAGCGATGCTCGTGCGACCCCGCACCAAAGCGTACTACCAGATCGTCTTCGGCGACGGGATCGGCAGTTATCGCGGCTTGCCGGATGCTGCTCCCATATCGGTTACCCAGAGTGACCTGCTGAGCATGATGGGCTGGATGGTGGGGATGACGCACGAATGGAATGACGAGTGGAGTTCCAACTTCACCTATGCCGAAAACACGCTGGATAACCTGCCGGGACAAGCAGGCACCGAAGTCCATGAGACGACCTACCTGGCCATCAACTTGATTTGGCAACCCTCCGATCGCGTTCGCATCGGTACGGAATACCTGTATGGTATCCGTGAGAACATCAACGGCGACGTCGGAGCCGCCAATCGCTTGCAAACGTCGTTTATCTTTGATCTTCCCTGA
- a CDS encoding heme-binding protein: MSAKSALCLLAIAISWTVPITIQAEDKPPAAKLDAPLPDGWPEPSAPGEISVKEYPAYRSAVAKSGMTMDRADNVLFWQLFAHIQANEIAMTAPVVNTYKKSNDGQQVEMEFLYRTTKQGEAGKGLGQVKVEDHPRQTFAALGVQGKMNAEVYQDSLKQLDAWLQKNPQWKQNGDPRRLGYHGPMTPQAKRLWEVQIPVKAVDPD, translated from the coding sequence ATGTCTGCCAAGAGTGCTCTCTGCTTGCTTGCGATCGCGATATCGTGGACCGTCCCAATCACGATCCAAGCGGAAGACAAACCGCCAGCGGCGAAACTCGATGCGCCACTTCCTGATGGCTGGCCCGAACCCTCCGCCCCGGGAGAGATCTCGGTGAAAGAATACCCCGCGTACCGCAGTGCCGTGGCCAAGAGCGGTATGACGATGGACCGTGCTGATAATGTTCTATTCTGGCAATTGTTTGCTCACATCCAGGCTAACGAAATCGCGATGACCGCACCGGTCGTCAATACGTATAAGAAGTCGAATGATGGGCAGCAAGTTGAAATGGAATTCCTGTATCGCACCACGAAACAAGGAGAGGCGGGCAAGGGGCTGGGGCAAGTTAAAGTCGAAGACCACCCTCGGCAAACCTTCGCCGCGTTGGGGGTGCAAGGTAAGATGAATGCCGAAGTATACCAAGATTCGCTGAAGCAGTTGGACGCCTGGCTTCAAAAGAATCCCCAGTGGAAGCAAAACGGAGATCCTCGCCGCCTCGGCTACCATGGCCCGATGACGCCTCAGGCTAAACGGCTTTGGGAGGTTCAAATACCGGTCAAAGCGGTCGACCCGGATTAA
- a CDS encoding cupin domain-containing protein, translated as MNWFTRPWMISLGLLVIGGLSMAWAHDPGGPLKVTVLAKSIDAWDGKPLPAYPEGQPEITILRIVIPAGSKTPLHLHTVINAGVLLQGELDVHMENGQVKKLKAGDSLIEVVEKPHWGENNGKADAEIIVFYAGIQGEKVTRELENHDHPSGL; from the coding sequence ATGAATTGGTTCACACGCCCCTGGATGATTTCTCTCGGACTGTTGGTCATTGGCGGGCTGAGCATGGCCTGGGCTCACGATCCAGGCGGGCCTTTGAAAGTAACCGTGCTGGCCAAGTCGATCGATGCCTGGGATGGCAAGCCGCTACCGGCGTACCCGGAAGGACAACCGGAGATCACCATCCTGCGGATCGTCATTCCCGCCGGATCGAAGACGCCCCTACACTTGCACACGGTGATTAACGCCGGCGTTTTGCTTCAGGGGGAACTTGACGTGCACATGGAGAACGGCCAGGTGAAGAAGCTCAAAGCGGGGGACTCGCTGATTGAAGTAGTCGAGAAGCCGCACTGGGGCGAGAACAACGGCAAGGCCGACGCCGAGATCATCGTCTTCTACGCCGGCATCCAAGGGGAGAAAGTGACCCGCGAATTGGAAAACCACGATCACCCGTCGGGACTTTGA
- a CDS encoding PIG-L deacetylase family protein, with amino-acid sequence MLISPRNGLLLGAALLTLALLTPGIAQAQSPDAAEADAGKKLRIICFGAHPDDAEYKSGGCAIKWAKQGHHVKLVSVTNGDIGHWQMSGGELARRRAAESAEVARRMGVVSEVLDIHDGELMPTLENRRKITRLIRDWKADIVISHRPWDYHPDHRNVGVLVQDAAFMVMVPYFCPDTPALKANPVFLYSSDRFQKPYPFRPDVAVSLDDVFEKKVGALMALESQIFEGGALGSPEFVASVPPASQPELRRKYLHDRWVNRQGGEAKQYRGLLQQWYGEELGNKIQYAETFEVCEYGRQPTPEELRELFPFFPER; translated from the coding sequence ATGCTCATTTCACCGCGAAACGGCCTCCTTCTTGGGGCTGCTCTGTTGACGTTGGCCTTACTAACTCCTGGCATCGCCCAGGCTCAATCGCCTGACGCTGCCGAGGCCGATGCTGGCAAAAAGCTTCGCATCATCTGTTTTGGCGCCCATCCGGACGATGCCGAATACAAGAGCGGCGGTTGTGCGATCAAGTGGGCCAAGCAAGGGCACCACGTGAAGTTGGTTTCGGTCACCAATGGGGACATCGGCCACTGGCAGATGTCTGGTGGCGAATTGGCCCGGCGCCGCGCCGCCGAATCGGCCGAAGTTGCCAGGCGGATGGGAGTGGTGTCGGAAGTGCTCGACATTCACGATGGCGAACTGATGCCGACGCTGGAGAACCGCCGCAAGATCACGCGTCTCATTCGCGACTGGAAAGCGGACATCGTCATCAGTCATCGTCCCTGGGACTATCATCCTGATCATCGCAACGTCGGGGTTCTCGTACAGGATGCGGCATTCATGGTGATGGTGCCGTACTTCTGTCCCGATACGCCGGCGTTGAAAGCCAACCCGGTGTTTCTTTACTCGAGCGATCGTTTTCAAAAGCCCTATCCCTTCCGCCCCGATGTCGCCGTCTCGCTGGACGATGTGTTCGAGAAAAAGGTCGGCGCCCTGATGGCGTTAGAATCGCAAATCTTTGAAGGGGGCGCGCTGGGCAGCCCCGAGTTCGTCGCCAGCGTTCCGCCTGCTTCTCAGCCGGAACTACGCCGCAAGTACCTTCACGATCGCTGGGTCAACCGCCAAGGTGGCGAAGCCAAACAGTACCGCGGCCTGTTGCAGCAGTGGTACGGAGAGGAACTCGGCAACAAGATTCAATACGCCGAGACCTTTGAAGTGTGCGAATACGGTCGCCAGCCAACCCCGGAAGAACTGCGCGAGTTATTTCCGTTCTTTCCCGAGCGGTGA
- a CDS encoding DUF7832 domain-containing protein, producing MKYDDASWHYGSDNFPKDLPDAAGGTHIGMYVAWAVLSGLASSQFQEDWAELVEKLNARAIAPGEFFMAACDGKFTDEELGETGQEFTEDYFDMEGGEYIEDYEELFTEDVDSIYEIEDSWANYDQLKPVLDQRLADWKEHAE from the coding sequence ATGAAGTACGACGACGCCTCGTGGCATTATGGTTCGGACAACTTCCCCAAAGACCTACCCGACGCGGCGGGCGGAACGCATATTGGCATGTATGTGGCTTGGGCAGTACTTTCCGGCTTAGCCAGTTCCCAGTTTCAGGAGGACTGGGCGGAACTCGTGGAAAAGCTGAACGCTCGCGCGATCGCGCCCGGCGAATTCTTCATGGCGGCCTGCGATGGGAAGTTTACCGACGAAGAACTCGGTGAGACCGGGCAGGAGTTCACTGAAGACTACTTCGACATGGAAGGGGGCGAATACATCGAGGACTACGAAGAACTTTTCACCGAGGACGTCGACAGCATCTACGAGATCGAAGATAGCTGGGCCAACTACGACCAATTGAAACCGGTCCTCGACCAGCGTCTGGCCGATTGGAAAGAGCACGCTGAGTAG
- a CDS encoding imm11 family protein: MLYKLEDDVDTYYGFFWEDKSHYMAYISSDPLGASWKPPTIHSPGLPRKILKLGPPDFANVSPGMYLMKPHVYEALRPLIEDAGELFQAETSRGPYLLFHVTSEIDCLDRGQSKVSYSDDEQTQVRSVSRYKFREDAIQGSHLFRIPETYKLESFVSQQVKDVAQAEGFTGFFFEKLRFAD, translated from the coding sequence ATGCTTTACAAACTCGAGGACGACGTCGACACGTACTACGGATTCTTTTGGGAAGACAAGTCCCATTACATGGCTTACATTTCGTCCGATCCGCTGGGCGCCAGTTGGAAGCCGCCGACCATCCATTCGCCAGGTTTACCGAGAAAGATTCTGAAGCTAGGTCCCCCCGACTTCGCTAATGTGAGTCCTGGCATGTACTTGATGAAGCCGCATGTTTACGAAGCATTGCGGCCACTTATTGAAGATGCCGGAGAACTCTTCCAGGCCGAGACCAGTCGAGGACCCTACCTGCTGTTTCATGTCACCAGCGAAATCGATTGCCTTGATCGAGGTCAATCGAAGGTCTCCTACTCGGACGACGAGCAAACCCAAGTCAGGTCCGTAAGCCGGTACAAGTTTCGGGAAGATGCGATTCAAGGAAGCCACCTCTTTCGGATCCCTGAAACGTACAAGCTTGAGTCGTTTGTGTCTCAGCAAGTGAAAGATGTTGCCCAGGCAGAAGGCTTTACTGGCTTCTTCTTTGAAAAGCTACGTTTCGCGGACTAG
- a CDS encoding glucoamylase family protein produces MKRRTFLAAGLSLPLVMSGVLPRRVHSETISDSPTYDLRGEALVRDMQRRCYRYFLEAVDPKTQLVADRAAADGSNYSRHASSAACGFGLASHAIAAQYGWAPREEIQGRVRTMLRSLSGIVAHEKGFVYHFFDIKTGKRALRSEASSVDTALMLAGAMSATVAFEDDSEIGRLTDQLYNRVEWSWLLGENGCLHMGYLPEIGILPHQWDQFSEHLILSLLAIGAPSHPIPPSSWDAWRREPVLSFNGQEFLSYPPLFVHQYPLAFFDFQNYRAPSGRSFYRNAQIAHHAHIDFLTRLGQKYPEQMGHYGADLWGITSSDSQFGYRDWGGPYKNDRVEPDREIDGTIVPSAAAGALAVMPQEALRTLEFQKAHFGEKIYGHYGFVNAFNPANGWVNPDVIGIDTGISLMMAENMLTGGLWNLFMQHPAAQRGLKLAGFTPTGTTVLTSSP; encoded by the coding sequence GTGAAGCGTCGTACTTTCCTCGCGGCCGGCCTCTCGCTTCCCCTGGTGATGAGTGGAGTGCTGCCGCGCAGGGTACATTCCGAAACCATCTCCGATTCGCCCACTTACGATCTGCGGGGGGAAGCACTCGTCCGTGATATGCAGCGGCGCTGCTACCGGTACTTCCTGGAGGCGGTCGATCCCAAGACTCAACTGGTTGCCGACCGAGCGGCAGCCGATGGAAGCAATTACAGTCGCCACGCCAGTAGTGCGGCTTGCGGCTTCGGCCTGGCCTCGCATGCGATCGCTGCCCAGTACGGTTGGGCTCCCCGTGAAGAGATCCAAGGCCGCGTGCGAACGATGCTCCGTTCGCTCAGTGGTATCGTCGCGCACGAAAAGGGATTCGTCTATCACTTCTTCGACATCAAAACCGGCAAACGGGCACTTCGCTCGGAGGCCTCTTCGGTCGATACGGCCTTGATGCTCGCCGGAGCGATGTCCGCTACGGTCGCTTTCGAGGATGACTCCGAAATCGGACGGCTTACGGATCAGCTTTACAACCGAGTCGAATGGTCGTGGCTGCTCGGTGAGAACGGCTGTTTGCACATGGGCTACCTGCCTGAGATCGGCATCTTGCCGCATCAGTGGGATCAGTTCAGCGAGCATCTGATTCTGTCGCTGTTGGCAATCGGCGCGCCGTCGCACCCGATTCCGCCGTCGAGCTGGGATGCCTGGCGACGCGAGCCGGTGCTCAGTTTCAACGGGCAAGAGTTCCTCAGCTATCCGCCGCTGTTCGTGCATCAGTACCCGCTGGCGTTCTTCGATTTTCAGAACTACCGCGCACCGAGCGGTCGTAGCTTCTATCGCAACGCCCAGATCGCTCACCACGCGCACATCGACTTCCTGACCAGGCTCGGACAGAAGTATCCCGAGCAGATGGGGCACTACGGCGCCGACTTGTGGGGCATCACCAGCAGCGACAGCCAGTTCGGCTACCGCGACTGGGGCGGGCCTTACAAGAACGACCGCGTCGAGCCTGATCGAGAGATCGACGGAACGATCGTCCCCAGTGCCGCCGCCGGCGCGCTGGCCGTGATGCCACAGGAAGCGCTGCGCACGCTCGAGTTCCAAAAGGCACACTTCGGCGAGAAGATCTACGGCCACTACGGCTTCGTCAACGCATTCAATCCGGCCAACGGCTGGGTCAACCCCGACGTCATCGGCATCGACACCGGTATCTCGCTAATGATGGCCGAAAACATGCTGACTGGCGGCCTGTGGAATCTCTTCATGCAGCACCCAGCCGCTCAGCGCGGCTTGAAGCTGGCGGGCTTTACACCGACAGGGACGACGGTTTTGACGAGTAGTCCCTGA
- a CDS encoding DUF2515 family protein — protein sequence MSENGQELNDASEVNRRITKTYADAYQRSNGKFHWMGAAVFVSKQMGCNMRYADHLKKNSVNSGYSWADKALTWLGEKLVDTSNKSDDSKQLLMVGNKAIFEDIYPTYDLYEKSPCCVQLLAKNGKLDKTLARGFAKYDQAEKETDPVKKEALKFDAMYDHADYEQNIVLQQAFEKEENQEAKEGFEAAQTLNKRAQLIGLGQEEQASFDPSCVAKNEFYYKAPPSKFTDRDSRFNDVAVPTLEYYHKLMNEHPEKMQESISTIGENFGKNDLPNYPEVN from the coding sequence TTGTCGGAAAACGGGCAAGAATTGAACGATGCCAGCGAAGTAAATCGACGAATCACCAAGACCTACGCCGATGCGTATCAACGCAGCAACGGCAAGTTCCACTGGATGGGCGCAGCGGTGTTCGTATCGAAGCAGATGGGATGCAACATGAGGTATGCTGACCATCTCAAAAAGAACTCTGTTAACTCGGGCTATTCCTGGGCTGATAAAGCATTGACTTGGCTTGGCGAAAAGCTGGTTGACACATCGAATAAGTCAGACGATAGCAAGCAACTTTTGATGGTGGGAAATAAGGCCATTTTCGAAGACATTTATCCTACCTATGACCTGTATGAAAAGAGCCCCTGCTGCGTTCAGTTGTTAGCGAAGAATGGCAAGCTCGACAAAACACTGGCACGAGGATTTGCAAAATACGATCAAGCAGAAAAGGAAACGGATCCCGTAAAGAAGGAAGCTCTTAAATTCGACGCCATGTATGATCATGCCGATTACGAACAGAACATCGTGCTCCAACAGGCATTCGAGAAAGAGGAAAACCAAGAGGCAAAAGAAGGCTTTGAAGCCGCACAAACACTCAATAAGAGAGCTCAATTAATCGGACTGGGCCAAGAAGAGCAAGCCTCATTCGATCCGAGTTGCGTTGCCAAGAATGAGTTCTACTATAAAGCTCCACCTTCTAAGTTTACGGACCGAGATTCTCGATTTAACGATGTGGCCGTTCCGACGCTTGAATACTATCACAAACTTATGAACGAGCATCCAGAGAAAATGCAAGAAAGCATTTCCACGATCGGCGAAAACTTTGGAAAGAACGATCTGCCGAACTACCCTGAAGTCAACTAG
- a CDS encoding DUF4123 domain-containing protein → MSDSVDPQLLRQMLQFAAQPERGNENLHTYAIVDAAQDWEFVVLCRQKFKLNPQMLFEGRAADAMMMVAPYLIQFDASTEFVEQWSQRWGKNLGIFLISSADETAMRKHARSIFLAEDESGQEYFFRFYDPRVVWPFLQGCTHVERKQFFGDCHCVLCELAGTSRILHVPRSVHQSTRYYELAAPSHPHGSLPSPHFQTRSPATPSRRAYPNLPD, encoded by the coding sequence GTGAGCGATTCGGTCGACCCTCAGCTGCTGCGTCAAATGCTTCAGTTCGCCGCCCAGCCGGAGCGAGGCAACGAGAACCTGCACACCTATGCCATCGTCGATGCGGCCCAAGACTGGGAATTCGTCGTGCTTTGCCGGCAGAAGTTCAAGCTGAACCCCCAGATGCTCTTCGAAGGCCGGGCAGCCGACGCGATGATGATGGTCGCCCCGTACCTGATCCAGTTTGACGCGTCGACCGAATTCGTCGAACAGTGGAGCCAGCGTTGGGGAAAGAACCTGGGCATCTTCTTGATCTCCAGCGCCGACGAAACGGCCATGCGGAAACACGCGCGAAGCATCTTCCTGGCAGAGGATGAAAGCGGGCAGGAGTATTTCTTTCGGTTTTATGATCCGCGCGTGGTTTGGCCGTTTCTACAAGGCTGTACCCACGTCGAGCGAAAGCAGTTCTTTGGCGATTGCCACTGCGTCTTGTGCGAGCTTGCGGGAACGTCACGCATCCTGCATGTCCCGCGAAGCGTTCATCAATCCACTCGCTATTACGAACTAGCCGCGCCGAGCCATCCGCACGGCTCATTGCCAAGTCCACATTTTCAAACTCGGTCACCTGCGACTCCATCGCGCCGAGCCTATCCCAATCTTCCCGATTAA
- a CDS encoding PAAR domain-containing protein, with product MPPAARISDPHVCPLSDGPKPHVGGPISIGAPTVLIGGMPAARVGDMAVCVGPPDAIAKGSLTVFIAGMPAARMGDMTVHGGSVVMGFPTVIIGDMGGGPGPASFNAAAANGTPLVCRGPCPECGQM from the coding sequence ATGCCACCCGCAGCACGTATTAGTGATCCGCACGTCTGCCCGTTGTCGGACGGCCCGAAGCCTCATGTTGGTGGCCCGATCAGCATCGGTGCCCCCACCGTTTTGATCGGGGGCATGCCGGCGGCACGCGTCGGCGACATGGCCGTGTGCGTCGGCCCGCCGGATGCGATCGCCAAGGGTTCCCTCACTGTCTTTATCGCAGGCATGCCGGCCGCGCGGATGGGAGACATGACGGTCCATGGAGGCTCGGTGGTGATGGGCTTTCCCACGGTGATTATCGGGGACATGGGTGGCGGTCCCGGTCCGGCTTCGTTCAATGCCGCGGCGGCCAACGGAACGCCCCTGGTCTGTCGCGGGCCGTGTCCAGAATGCGGGCAAATGTAG
- a CDS encoding HNH endonuclease: MTNSTNVPSDSIFNSMNLGDDACFLCGQRAPQVKMTREHVFPRWLQNRHDLWDQELFLLNHTTIKYSKLTVPCCENCNSSHLSKLEAKIGSAVQSGYSEAVKLSSLDVYQWLGKIFYGVLRKELTLRLDRQKPDKGTIADQELLEGFSSLHLFMQSIRRPFEFPDGEPFSVLVVNLHDLDSVDYSFQDSLQTMVCSMRTKDVGFIVTLQDSGIIRNSYARYVAEVAGRKLLPIQFDELYARCLYQVSLINRIPKFITSESQDPDGSVTVNMLPLQGLSSRPIVDEWDQTAFAHILSAVLSRSHDDIKAESLFSPPNLVMTWMSDEEGKLKLVDENGKAIDV; this comes from the coding sequence ATGACTAACTCAACAAACGTACCATCAGATTCGATTTTTAATAGTATGAACTTGGGGGATGATGCTTGCTTTCTATGTGGTCAAAGAGCACCGCAAGTAAAGATGACTAGAGAGCATGTTTTTCCGCGTTGGCTTCAAAATAGGCATGATTTGTGGGATCAGGAATTATTTCTTCTTAACCACACGACAATCAAATACTCTAAGCTAACAGTACCCTGTTGCGAGAATTGCAATAGTTCCCATCTGAGCAAGCTAGAAGCGAAGATTGGTAGTGCGGTTCAGTCGGGATATTCGGAAGCCGTAAAGCTCTCATCTCTGGATGTCTACCAGTGGCTTGGGAAGATCTTTTACGGTGTCCTTCGAAAAGAACTTACTTTGCGACTTGACCGACAAAAACCTGATAAAGGCACGATAGCTGACCAGGAATTGCTCGAGGGGTTCTCGTCACTTCACTTGTTCATGCAATCAATACGACGACCATTTGAATTTCCAGATGGCGAGCCATTCTCTGTCCTAGTCGTAAACCTACACGATCTGGATAGTGTAGACTATTCATTCCAAGATAGCTTGCAGACCATGGTTTGCTCGATGCGAACAAAGGATGTTGGGTTCATTGTCACGCTGCAAGATTCGGGGATCATTAGAAATTCCTATGCTCGTTATGTAGCAGAGGTAGCCGGAAGAAAACTTCTACCGATTCAGTTTGATGAACTCTACGCTAGATGTCTCTATCAAGTTTCATTGATTAACCGGATACCAAAATTCATTACATCAGAATCGCAGGATCCAGATGGCTCGGTGACCGTCAATATGCTTCCTCTTCAGGGGCTGAGTTCTCGTCCTATTGTTGATGAATGGGATCAGACCGCTTTCGCGCACATTTTATCTGCCGTCTTAAGCAGATCGCATGATGACATTAAAGCCGAAAGCCTGTTTTCTCCACCAAACCTGGTGATGACATGGATGAGTGACGAGGAGGGCAAACTGAAACTAGTTGATGAAAATGGTAAGGCAATTGATGTCTAA
- a CDS encoding 2-isopropylmalate synthase gives MSTPTVKIFDTTLRDGEQSPGASMNRAEKMEIAQALVDLGVDVIEAGFPIASPGDFESVKEIAANIKGASICGLARCNPKDIERAWEALKHSEQPRIHVFLATSAIHREFKLRMTPEEIVSRGVDGVKLAASFCDDVEFSPEDASRTEPDFLCRVVEAAIDAGATTVNIPDTVGYATPNHMYKVIADLKNRVPNIDKAVISVHCHDDLGMAVANSLAGVEAGAGQIECTINGIGERAGNASLEEVVMALRTRHDYYNVGTNINTKRLVPTSRLLSNITGLQVQRNKAIVGRNAFAHESGIHQDGMLKEPTTYEIMRPEDVGLEKTDLVLGKHSGRAALSDRAKALGYHLTAEQLQEVFDEFKKLADKKKDIYDGDIASLCDQQIRGEVRQGWTLDSLEVSHGTGKPPHVKMTLRRGDETETAEISEGDGPIDAAFWAIERITSVPITCKDFQVHSATLGRDALGEVTVEIESGKKTARGRGSSTDTVEATVHAILDAVNRIGG, from the coding sequence ATGAGTACCCCGACTGTAAAAATCTTCGACACCACGCTCCGCGACGGCGAACAATCGCCAGGGGCCAGCATGAACCGCGCCGAGAAAATGGAGATCGCCCAGGCCCTGGTCGACCTCGGCGTTGACGTCATCGAGGCCGGTTTCCCCATCGCTTCGCCAGGCGACTTTGAATCGGTCAAAGAGATCGCCGCCAACATCAAGGGCGCTTCGATCTGCGGCCTGGCTCGCTGTAACCCGAAAGACATCGAGCGCGCATGGGAGGCATTAAAACATTCCGAGCAGCCGCGGATTCACGTCTTTCTGGCTACCAGCGCGATCCATCGCGAGTTCAAGTTGCGGATGACGCCTGAGGAGATCGTTTCGCGCGGCGTCGACGGCGTGAAACTGGCCGCGAGCTTCTGCGACGACGTCGAGTTCTCGCCGGAAGATGCTTCCCGTACCGAGCCGGACTTCCTGTGCCGCGTGGTGGAAGCGGCGATCGACGCCGGGGCCACGACGGTCAACATCCCCGACACCGTCGGCTACGCCACCCCCAACCACATGTACAAGGTCATCGCCGACCTGAAGAACCGGGTCCCCAACATCGACAAGGCGGTCATCAGCGTCCACTGCCACGACGACCTGGGCATGGCGGTCGCCAACAGCCTGGCAGGCGTCGAAGCAGGTGCCGGTCAGATCGAGTGCACCATCAACGGCATCGGCGAGCGTGCCGGGAACGCGTCGCTGGAAGAAGTGGTCATGGCCCTGCGCACGCGGCACGACTACTACAACGTCGGCACCAACATCAACACGAAGCGCCTGGTGCCGACCAGCCGGCTGCTTTCCAACATCACCGGACTTCAGGTGCAGCGCAACAAGGCGATCGTCGGCCGGAACGCGTTCGCCCACGAGTCTGGCATTCACCAGGACGGCATGCTCAAAGAGCCGACCACCTACGAGATCATGCGTCCCGAAGACGTCGGGCTCGAAAAGACCGACCTGGTTCTCGGCAAGCACAGCGGCCGGGCAGCGTTGTCCGACCGCGCGAAGGCCCTCGGCTATCACCTGACCGCCGAACAGCTGCAAGAAGTGTTCGACGAGTTCAAGAAGCTGGCCGACAAAAAGAAGGACATCTACGACGGCGACATCGCCTCGCTTTGCGACCAGCAGATCCGCGGCGAAGTCCGCCAAGGCTGGACGCTCGATAGCCTGGAGGTCTCCCACGGCACCGGCAAGCCCCCCCACGTGAAGATGACCCTGCGTCGCGGCGACGAAACCGAGACCGCCGAGATCTCGGAAGGAGACGGCCCCATCGACGCCGCCTTCTGGGCCATCGAACGCATCACCAGCGTCCCCATCACCTGCAAAGACTTCCAGGTCCACAGCGCCACCTTGGGCCGAGATGCCCTAGGGGAAGTCACCGTGGAGATCGAGTCCGGCAAGAAGACTGCCCGCGGGCGCGGGAGTTCGACCGATACGGTGGAGGCGACGGTTCATGCAATTTTGGATGCGGTGAACCGGATTGGTGGCTGA
- a CDS encoding ferredoxin family protein yields the protein MTHVVCEPCFNCKYTDCVVVCPVECFYEGDKILYIHPEECIDCEACVPECPVEAIFHEDNVPEEWNGFIELNAEMAPQCEVITEKKEPLADQ from the coding sequence ATGACTCACGTAGTCTGCGAACCGTGCTTTAACTGCAAGTACACGGATTGCGTCGTTGTTTGCCCCGTCGAGTGCTTCTACGAAGGGGACAAGATTCTCTACATTCATCCCGAAGAATGCATCGACTGCGAAGCGTGTGTGCCTGAGTGTCCCGTGGAAGCGATCTTCCACGAAGACAACGTGCCTGAAGAATGGAACGGCTTCATCGAACTGAACGCCGAGATGGCACCACAGTGCGAAGTGATCACCGAAAAGAAAGAGCCACTGGCCGATCAATAG